AAAAAACGAAATACTCATCTTCAGCTCCTAAAAAATAGTACGACTCGGGGACGTAAAGTGATGGGAATGGTTAAAATGATCGATTATTTTTACTCAATCTAACTAGGTTTTAACATACCTGATCATTTTAATAAACCACTAAATATCAGATTTGTGACCGATTTCTCATTTTACTCAATGCAATACAACTACTTGATGGCTATGTTTATTTCTAACAATGGTACCGGAATAACCATTTGCAGTATTGGCTTGATGGGCGAGGATTTCATAAGTGTCTGTGAATTGTGTTGCTTGTGGTTCAGTTAGTGTATTTTCTCTTTTTAATGCTTCTTGGATTTCTTTATCATATTTAATATCAGTAAATTTTCCGTAAGCCGCTGCCGCTAAAAGGGCTAAATTATCATTCGACATAATATCTCCTTTTTTAATTCAAATGACTTTCAATCAGATCAAAATGCTTTTGATCAAGATTGCATGCTATTCTATTACTCACGCCAACAAACGGCACCCTATAATAACCTGCAATCTCGTTATGCTGTAAAATCTTGGCTTTTAATTTATGATCATAAAGAATATATGTATCGTGCCCCAAAATAGTTGTAGGATTTATATACATATACAAATTTAAGTTTGGATATTTACTATTTACGGAAATCAACGAATGTCTATTGTTATCAAAATCCATTTTTGGCTGATACAACCCTTGATTTTTAATAAAAAAAGGATTAGTTTGCGCTCTATTACTAGTATAATAAACCCATTGTGTATCTTTTAGCGACTCATTGACTCCCGACAAACTTCGCCATTCTTGTGGCGTTAAAAATACTTCGACTTCTTTCCCTTTCCACATTTCGCAGCGAAAAGGCGTGATAATCTCTGCTGCAATCCAGTCATAAGAACATAACAAAAATAAACATAAGGGCGTAAGAAAAATATAACAACATATACGGTGTCTCTTAAAAAACGAAATACTCATCTTCAGCTCCTACAAAAAATAGTACAACTCGGGGACGTAAAGTGATGGGAATGGCTAAAATGATTGATTATTTTTACTCAATCTAATCAATCTAACTTGGTTTTAACATACCTGATCATTTTAATAAACCACTAAAGATCAGATTTGTGATCTACTTACAAAAAAATACGTTATATACTATGTCGCATTCTAATTTCATGCCATGATAGTTGATAATAAAACCAATATTTATCCCGCATTAAGACATCATCTCTATCATTAATCCAAGGTTTATATTTTGAAGTATAGTGAATAATTATCGGTTTTATTCCATTTAACGCTTCAATTTGTTGTACCTTTTTGAAATCAAGCCCACTATACCTAACACCTGTTTGATAATTATATATTTTAGAAAGCACACACCATCTGTTTTTTAATACAATGTTTAATACATCTTGATCAGCATAAAGAAGCCCTGAATATTTCCATGTGATATCCACTAATTTTTCAGCAATATTTTCTTTACGCCATTGTGCATTATTAATCAACAACACCCCTGCATTAAAATAAGGTTTCATACTAGGAAATTCTTTATAGGAGTAAACGGTATTTTTTATAAACATATCCTCTACCGCCATGGCTAAATTCCCCTTAAAATCAGCATAATACATATCCAATAAATTACCATTGATAACAATATCCGAATCTAAATACAATAATCTGTCTTCTGGAATATATTGGACAAAATAACGATAAAAGGTTGCATCCGTAATATGCTCTGCCTTTTTCATTCCAAATTGTTTTTCTTGGGTTATGGTGACAGGAATAATTTCAGAATTTAATAGAAATAAATGACTATTTAATACATCAAACCATTCTTTTGTATAATTTTCTTGTATTAAATAAAAACGGACATCTTGGTGGTAATAACAAACTGATTTAATTAATGTGATAACATGCTCTGCATAATTAAGATCAGCCGCCAAAGCAATATTTATCGTTTGTTTGTTTGTTTGTTTGTTTGTTTGTTTGTTTGTTTGTTTGTTTGTTTGTTTGTTTGTTTGTTTGTTTGTTTGTTTGTTTGTTTGTTTGTTTGTTTGTTTGTTTGTTTGTTTGTTTGTTTGTTTGTTTGTTTGTTTGTTTGTCATGATGGTTTTTTCCGGTTTAAATATCAATATCCTTATCTTGTTTTAAAAACTTCCATGTAAAAAACAAGCAAAACAGCCTCTATTATTTTCTCTCTCAATTTATATATCAACGTACCACCATGCGACTTGGGCGAATAATATTGCGCTCATCAACGACTGCCACGCCCAAAAACAAATTCTCGTCAGAAAATAACCGCACTTGTCCGTAAAATTGCTGAGAATTATCAAATTTTACCCGTTGCCCAAACCCCACCGCTTTGCTTTGCTGCGCATCAAGGATAATCTGTGGCAGTCGCGCAACCGCACTATCTATAGGCAATAACAAGTTATCTAATGCCTCAAACGAGGGATTTTCCGCTTGCTGTTCAACTAACGCTTGCAATTCGGCTAAGGTCATCATCTTATCCGCTGGATAATCTGCCACCGCTAAACGTCGCAACAGCGTGACGTGCGCCCCACAACCTAAAGCCTCACCTAAATCATCAACTAACGTCCGAATATAGGTTCCCTTGGAACAATGTACTTCCAAGGTCAAATAAGGCGCTTGATAATCAATAAATTGCAGTTCAAAAATGGTGATCGGGCGTGCTTCTCGTGCGACCGTCACTCCAGCACGCGCATATTCATACAGCGGTTTTCCTTGATGTTTCAATGCGGAAAACATAGTTGGCACCTGCAAAATATCGCCGCGAAATGCTTCAAGTGCGGTCAAAATTTGCGAAGTTTCTACATTCACTTCTCGCACTTGTACCACTTGCCCATCCGCATCCGAAGTATCGGTGCGCTCGCCCAATTTTGCGATCACCCGATAACGCTTATCAGAATCCAACAAAAACTGTGAGAACTTCGTGGCTTCGCCCAAACAAATCGGCAACATCCCCGTCGCCAATGGATCCAGCGCGCCCGTATGCCCCGCTTTATTTGCCTGAAAAAGGCGCTTCACTTTTTGCATAATATCGTTAGAACTCATGCCTTGCGCTTTGTCCAACAAAAAAATACCGTGAATATCTCGCCCTTTTTTACGTGGTCTACTCATAACAATTAATTGGCTTTTTCATCATCAACGTGGCGTCTTTCATCTTCACGCACCACATGAGTGACCAAGTTTGACATCCGCATCCCTTCCACCAAGGATTGATCGTAAATAAAACGCAATTCCGGAACAATTCGCAAGCGCATGGCTTTCGCCACCAATGAACGAATGTAAGGTGCCGCTTTTTCCAAGCCTTTCATCCCGTTTTCAATCGCCTGCTCGTCATGGTCAAATAAAAATGTGACAAATACTTTCGCATAGGCTAAATCGCTGGACACTTCCACATCCGAAACCGTCACCATCCCAATACGCGGATCTTTCACCTCATGTTGTAAAATAATTGCCACTTCTTTCTGTAGCTCTTGCGCTACACGGTCGCTACGTTTAAATTCTCTTGCCATTTGTTTGCTCTCATTTATATGCTGGGTTTACAACCCCGCCCTAGAAGACTTTTGGGCGTTGATAATAGTCCAAAACGCCCTATTTCACAAGTTAAAAGCGATATTTAGACCTTCTGTTTATGTTTATTTTTCACTTTCGTCTTATCTACCGCTTGCGCAAAAGTTGATTTTTCAACACAAGGATGCCTGTAACCACCGTACCGTGAGAAGATAGATCGTAAAAACAATACCAATTTCTTCAACAAAAAAGAGGATTTTACTATGAAAAAATCAACACTTTCGCAGCAGTTATTTTCACAATATTTTCGTGATTGGGTAGCCACTTATAAAGAAGGGGCGATTCGATTGGTGACAATGAAAAAATACCGTTCTACATTACATTGGATTGAAACCCTAGCCCCCAAATTACGCATTGGTGATTTAAGTCGCATTACTTACCAAAAATTACTCAATGATTATGCGCAAAGCCACGAGCGACAAACTACGCTAGATTTTCATCATCAACTCAAAGGCGCCATTTTAGATGCAGTGGATGAAGGATTATTAGATACCGATCCTACGCGCAAAGCGATTATTAAAGGCAAAGCACCAAAAAGTAAGAAAATTAAATATCTTAACCAATTTGAACTACAAGCCCTATTGAATAACCTTGAACTTGAGCAAAAAATTACTTGGGATTGGTTTATTTTGTTAGTGGCAAAAACCGGTATGCGATTTTCGGAAGCCCTTGCGATTACGCCTGAAGATTTCGATTTTGCTCACCAAACCTTACAAGTTAATAAAACGTGGAATTACAAAGAAAAAGGCGGGTTCTCCCCAACCAAAAACCGTTCATCAGTCCGTAAAATTCAGCTTGATTGGCAAACCGTCATTCAATTTTCTCAACTGATTAAACAGCTACCGTCTGATAAACCTATCTTCCCTTGTGAAACTGCAATTTATAATTCCACCATTAACGGTATTTTGGCAAGGCTTTGTCGAAAAGCAAAAATCTCGACGATTTCTATTCACGGCTTACGCCATACTCACGCTTCACTTTTACTGTTTGCCGGCGTTTCTATTGCAAGTGTAGCACGGCGACTAGGGCACTCCAGTATGACAACAACACAACATACTTATCTACATATTAT
This sequence is a window from [Pasteurella] mairii. Protein-coding genes within it:
- the gspA_2 gene encoding glycosyl transferase, family 8 protein, with the translated sequence MTNKQTNKQTNKQTNKQTNKQTNKQTNKQTNKQTNKQTNKQTNKQTNKQTINIALAADLNYAEHVITLIKSVCYYHQDVRFYLIQENYTKEWFDVLNSHLFLLNSEIIPVTITQEKQFGMKKAEHITDATFYRYFVQYIPEDRLLYLDSDIVINGNLLDMYYADFKGNLAMAVEDMFIKNTVYSYKEFPSMKPYFNAGVLLINNAQWRKENIAEKLVDITWKYSGLLYADQDVLNIVLKNRWCVLSKIYNYQTGVRYSGLDFKKVQQIEALNGIKPIIIHYTSKYKPWINDRDDVLMRDKYWFYYQLSWHEIRMRHSI
- the truB gene encoding tRNA pseudouridine synthase B, with amino-acid sequence MSRPRKKGRDIHGIFLLDKAQGMSSNDIMQKVKRLFQANKAGHTGALDPLATGMLPICLGEATKFSQFLLDSDKRYRVIAKLGERTDTSDADGQVVQVREVNVETSQILTALEAFRGDILQVPTMFSALKHQGKPLYEYARAGVTVAREARPITIFELQFIDYQAPYLTLEVHCSKGTYIRTLVDDLGEALGCGAHVTLLRRLAVADYPADKMMTLAELQALVEQQAENPSFEALDNLLLPIDSAVARLPQIILDAQQSKAVGFGQRVKFDNSQQFYGQVRLFSDENLFLGVAVVDERNIIRPSRMVVR
- the rbfA gene encoding ribosome-binding factor A, encoding MAREFKRSDRVAQELQKEVAIILQHEVKDPRIGMVTVSDVEVSSDLAYAKVFVTFLFDHDEQAIENGMKGLEKAAPYIRSLVAKAMRLRIVPELRFIYDQSLVEGMRMSNLVTHVVREDERRHVDDEKAN
- the xerD_2 gene encoding tyrosine recombinase XerD — encoded protein: MKKSTLSQQLFSQYFRDWVATYKEGAIRLVTMKKYRSTLHWIETLAPKLRIGDLSRITYQKLLNDYAQSHERQTTLDFHHQLKGAILDAVDEGLLDTDPTRKAIIKGKAPKSKKIKYLNQFELQALLNNLELEQKITWDWFILLVAKTGMRFSEALAITPEDFDFAHQTLQVNKTWNYKEKGGFSPTKNRSSVRKIQLDWQTVIQFSQLIKQLPSDKPIFPCETAIYNSTINGILARLCRKAKISTISIHGLRHTHASLLLFAGVSIASVARRLGHSSMTTTQHTYLHIIQELENQDTDIVMRHLAGLC